One Nitrososphaerota archaeon DNA segment encodes these proteins:
- a CDS encoding histone, protein MKSSELGLSAMYRILKKAGADRVSDESADELRRVLEEIATTIAKSAVDMSNHAGRKTIRGEDVKLASKTFIK, encoded by the coding sequence ATGAAGTCGTCCGAATTGGGTCTCTCTGCCATGTATAGGATACTCAAAAAGGCAGGCGCCGATCGCGTAAGTGACGAGTCTGCAGATGAACTAAGGCGCGTCCTAGAAGAGATTGCAACCACAATAGCAAAGAGCGCAGTAGATATGTCAAACCATGCCGGGCGCAAAACAATTCGCGGCGAAGACGTCAAGCTTGCTTCAAAGACGTTTATCAAGTAA
- a CDS encoding TatD family deoxyribonuclease has protein sequence MLYDAHIHLSDPEYESEIGLVINSMHRIGIRACTVSMDVRSSNVTLDLAKKSNHILPFIGIHPEKASDDLDSMVSLIEQNAKIISGIGEIGLDKTYTKNDDEFTRQKQVFTKLLDLAEKHYKPVSVHSRTTLEEILQIIPSYKISGFLLHWFAGSKKQLSKAMDLGCYVSYGPVSVYSQDKQVLISLTNKDKILVETDGPVRFSRCFDMKSAHPSFIPSVVFCISKILGVSYGEAEEMLEANSKQYLGI, from the coding sequence ATGCTTTATGATGCACACATCCACTTATCGGATCCAGAATACGAAAGCGAAATAGGCCTAGTAATCAATTCAATGCACCGAATCGGCATCCGGGCATGCACAGTATCAATGGATGTCCGGTCGTCTAATGTGACACTTGATCTTGCCAAAAAAAGCAACCATATCTTGCCATTCATTGGGATTCACCCAGAAAAGGCATCAGATGATCTAGATTCAATGGTATCTCTAATTGAGCAAAATGCCAAAATCATTTCTGGAATAGGAGAAATAGGTCTTGATAAGACCTACACAAAAAACGATGACGAGTTTACAAGGCAAAAGCAGGTCTTCACCAAATTACTAGACTTGGCGGAAAAACACTACAAGCCAGTATCAGTACACTCTCGCACAACGCTGGAAGAAATACTTCAAATTATTCCATCTTACAAAATTTCCGGATTCTTGCTACACTGGTTTGCGGGAAGCAAAAAACAGCTAAGTAAAGCAATGGATCTTGGATGCTATGTTTCCTATGGCCCAGTATCTGTGTATTCGCAGGACAAGCAAGTTCTAATCTCTCTTACAAACAAAGACAAAATCTTGGTGGAAACGGACGGTCCAGTAAGATTTTCACGCTGCTTTGATATGAAGTCCGCACATCCAAGCTTTATTCCAAGTGTTGTATTTTGTATATCAAAAATACTTGGAGTGTCTTACGGTGAGGCTGAAGAAATGCTTGAAGCAAATTCAAAACAATATTTGGGAATATAG
- a CDS encoding thiamine biosynthesis protein ThiS, which yields MIVIKFLGGAKKSFGKDLMQVDLDNVSISKLLGYLLSIKPTNTLEIDTKNILIAVNGADSSALQGYNTILHSGDVVSIIPVIHGGARIQFVIQSKNIELFHVRNKKGKNYDYLSEQRKKFPSITIEGISSRQIASILHVKKILGISMYAKKNNLLLSKKLETDILLRFAATTQISTAINLVGIEKTDAFTIIAIGSKFQLDRMHSHLEEHLISVDYSKNMAHIKKHFHISKKHLEIIDSKNPLEDLLAERAAVLFQ from the coding sequence ATGATTGTAATCAAGTTCTTAGGTGGTGCAAAAAAGTCATTTGGCAAAGACCTCATGCAGGTAGATCTTGACAATGTATCCATTTCAAAATTATTAGGATATCTATTATCAATAAAACCAACAAACACACTGGAGATAGACACCAAAAACATCCTAATTGCGGTAAATGGAGCGGACTCGTCCGCACTTCAGGGTTACAACACCATACTGCACTCGGGAGATGTGGTAAGTATCATACCAGTAATACACGGTGGTGCTAGAATCCAGTTTGTCATACAATCAAAGAATATCGAGCTGTTCCATGTCAGAAACAAAAAAGGCAAAAACTATGACTATCTAAGTGAACAGCGAAAAAAGTTTCCGAGCATAACAATAGAGGGTATATCATCGAGACAAATAGCAAGCATATTGCACGTCAAAAAAATACTAGGCATATCCATGTATGCAAAAAAGAATAATTTACTATTATCAAAAAAATTGGAGACTGATATTTTGCTTAGGTTTGCGGCAACCACGCAAATCTCAACCGCAATAAATCTAGTGGGCATTGAAAAAACAGACGCATTTACCATAATTGCGATTGGTTCAAAATTCCAACTTGACAGAATGCACTCACACTTAGAGGAGCATCTGATCTCTGTGGATTATTCCAAGAACATGGCACACATCAAAAAACATTTTCACATATCAAAAAAGCATCTGGAAATAATAGATTCCAAGAACCCGCTTGAAGACCTGCTTGCTGAAAGGGCCGCAGTACTATTCCAGTGA
- a CDS encoding RNA methyltransferase yields the protein MNVIITCARHFEGETTDEIKELLSELGDENPQISMTEFSGILYVDTSANPLDLIKKIREKLEDEPWSIRYTMRAIPIFSVTKTNVIEIVDAVIKQSEKIEQNQTYRITIEKRNSGISSGEIINQIASKILNKVSLEKYDWIILVEVLGAITGVSVIKEEDILSIQREKRGSLE from the coding sequence TTGAATGTCATAATTACATGTGCAAGACACTTTGAAGGCGAAACTACTGATGAGATCAAGGAATTGTTGTCCGAGCTTGGAGATGAAAATCCCCAAATTTCCATGACGGAATTTTCCGGCATATTGTATGTGGATACCAGTGCAAACCCTCTAGATCTTATAAAAAAAATTCGAGAAAAGCTAGAAGACGAGCCATGGTCAATTAGATACACAATGCGGGCAATTCCAATATTCTCAGTGACAAAGACGAATGTTATAGAAATTGTAGATGCTGTAATAAAACAATCAGAGAAAATTGAACAAAATCAAACATATCGCATAACAATAGAGAAAAGAAATTCCGGGATTTCATCAGGTGAGATAATCAATCAGATTGCTAGTAAGATCCTAAACAAAGTATCACTGGAAAAATACGACTGGATTATCCTAGTGGAGGTTTTGGGTGCAATTACCGGCGTTTCCGTAATAAAAGAAGAAGACATTTTGAGCATACAAAGAGAAAAACGCGGCTCACTGGAATAG
- a CDS encoding transcriptional regulator produces the protein MQVYRTHMKIIGDILTTTRDDLPDEEGASITYLIRKANISHGRISKMLGTLVSQGLLEQTNSDGACKYKISNTGRDFLQAYSTFNKFADSFGLTI, from the coding sequence ATGCAAGTATACAGAACCCATATGAAAATAATTGGAGATATACTAACTACAACCCGCGATGACTTGCCAGACGAAGAGGGTGCAAGCATCACGTATTTGATACGAAAAGCAAACATCTCCCATGGAAGAATATCAAAGATGTTGGGCACTTTGGTGTCTCAGGGATTACTAGAGCAGACCAATTCCGATGGAGCATGCAAATACAAAATAAGCAATACCGGGAGAGATTTCCTCCAAGCATACAGCACGTTTAACAAATTCGCAGATAGTTTCGGTCTGACTATCTAA